One Owenweeksia hongkongensis DSM 17368 genomic region harbors:
- a CDS encoding LOG family protein, protein MSEKKHNSEENTTENPLDGKNWSEIKSNDSWAIFKIMSEFVNGYEKLAKIGPCVSIFGSARTKSDHPKYKLAQEIAFNLTQKGYGVITGGGPGMMEAGNKGAQRGGGTSVGLNIELPMEQEPNPYIDQDKNLNFDYFFVRKVMFVKYSQGFIVMPGGFGTLDELFEAITLIQTFKISRFPIVLVDSSFWSGLIGWVKEVLLTRENNISASDLDLFTIVDTADEAVQVIEDFYKRYMLKPNF, encoded by the coding sequence ATGAGCGAAAAAAAGCACAACTCAGAAGAAAACACAACCGAAAATCCACTGGATGGAAAGAACTGGAGCGAGATAAAATCTAACGACAGTTGGGCCATTTTCAAAATAATGTCTGAGTTTGTAAATGGTTACGAGAAACTAGCCAAGATAGGGCCTTGCGTATCCATATTTGGTTCTGCCCGCACAAAGTCTGATCATCCCAAATATAAGCTTGCCCAAGAAATCGCTTTTAATCTTACTCAAAAAGGATATGGCGTAATTACAGGCGGTGGCCCGGGAATGATGGAAGCGGGAAATAAAGGCGCCCAGCGTGGAGGTGGAACATCCGTGGGTTTAAATATTGAACTCCCAATGGAGCAAGAACCTAATCCATATATTGATCAAGACAAAAATCTAAATTTTGATTATTTCTTTGTTAGAAAAGTAATGTTTGTTAAGTACTCTCAGGGCTTTATTGTTATGCCCGGTGGATTTGGCACCTTGGATGAACTATTTGAGGCCATTACGCTTATTCAAACCTTTAAGATCAGTCGATTCCCTATAGTCCTAGTAGACTCAAGCTTTTGGTCAGGCCTTATTGGCTGGGTAAAAGAAGTCCTACTTACACGAGAAAACAATATTAGCGCTTCCGATCTTGATCTCTTTACAATTGTGGATACGGCCGATGAAGCTGTTCAAGTAATTGAGGATTTCTATAAGAGATATATGTTAAAGCCTAATTTTTAA